The sequence AGGCAAGAGAATTGGGCATTAAAGTCGGAAGTCTCAAACTCGATACTGTTTGGCCCTTTCCGGATAAAAAGATCACCGAACTGGCAGAGAAAGTAAAAACACTGATTGTTCCTGAAATAAATTATGGTCAGATAGTTCTGGAAGTCGAACGCTGCAGTTATGGACAAGCAAATGTGGTCTTTGTCTCACACGGAGAAACGGAAATAGATAATCCAGATAATTTGATCTCGATCATTAAACAAAGTCAGAAAGAAAAGCAGGTAAAGAAGGGAATTATCGAGTATCGGAATGAAACGAGGAGAGGATAAATGGAGTCTAAAGAAATGGCTGAAAAAAATGTTCTTCCCAAAGATGTTCCAACAATGGATGTTCATCCTATGGATGATGTCCTGCGTATGGATAGAATTCCTCATATCTGGTGTCCTGGTTGTGGAATTGGAACTGCTGTTACCGCTTTTGCCGAAGGTCTGAAAAAAGCTGAAATAGATCTGCAAAAAACCTGTATTGTTTCGGGAATCGGCTGCACCGGAAGAGTTGCAGGTTATGTCAAACTGGATTCGTTCCACACAACTCATGGTCGAGGTATCGCTTTTGCCACCGGCATCCAGGTCGCTAATCCGGATCTGAAAGTGATCGTCTTCTCCGGCGATGGCGATATCATGTCTATTGGTGGTAATCATTTTATTCACGCTGCTCGCAGGAATGTTAATATGCTCGTGATCTGCGTTAATAATTTTATTTATGCTATGACCGGAGGGCAGGTCGCACCGACAACTCCTCACGCTGCTTATGCTACAACTTCACCTTTTGGAGCTGTTGAACCTCCCTTCAATATTCCTTATATCGCAGATTCTTCCGGAGCAGTTTATGTAGCGAGATGGACTGTTCTTCAAGTGCGCCGGCTCACGGATTCCATTGCGGAAGCATTGAAAAAACCCGGATTTTCCGTAATCGAAGTTATATCTCCTTGTGCGATGTATTATTCCAGGATCAACAGACTCGGTGACGGACTCGATATGATGAAATTTTATCATGATAATACAGAGATCAGACACGGTGAAGATACGAAAAATCTTGATATCGGATTTCAAACAAAAATTATTGTGGGAAAATTTGTAGATAGAGAAAGACCTACTTATATGGACTCATATAATAAATGGCTTTCCGGAACAGTGAAGGATTAAAAATGAAAGCAAATCCAAGA is a genomic window of Candidatus Cloacimonadota bacterium containing:
- a CDS encoding 2-oxoacid:ferredoxin oxidoreductase subunit beta yields the protein MDVHPMDDVLRMDRIPHIWCPGCGIGTAVTAFAEGLKKAEIDLQKTCIVSGIGCTGRVAGYVKLDSFHTTHGRGIAFATGIQVANPDLKVIVFSGDGDIMSIGGNHFIHAARRNVNMLVICVNNFIYAMTGGQVAPTTPHAAYATTSPFGAVEPPFNIPYIADSSGAVYVARWTVLQVRRLTDSIAEALKKPGFSVIEVISPCAMYYSRINRLGDGLDMMKFYHDNTEIRHGEDTKNLDIGFQTKIIVGKFVDRERPTYMDSYNKWLSGTVKD
- a CDS encoding 2-oxoacid:acceptor oxidoreductase subunit alpha, with the translated sequence HVTGLTHDDRGYPVMTEKCQEYNVHPLLWKILNDRDEIAEFKESNTDDAEIVIISYGASSNTAQKAMKQARELGIKVGSLKLDTVWPFPDKKITELAEKVKTLIVPEINYGQIVLEVERCSYGQANVVFVSHGETEIDNPDNLISIIKQSQKEKQVKKGIIEYRNETRRG